Genomic DNA from Hordeum vulgare subsp. vulgare chromosome 2H, MorexV3_pseudomolecules_assembly, whole genome shotgun sequence:
gtgagggctagattattgactctagtgcaagtgggagactgttggaattatgccctagaggcaataataaatatagttattattataattcctgtatcaagataatcgtttattatccatgctataattgtattgaatgaagacttatatacatgtgtggatacatagacaaaacactgtccctagcaagcctctagttggctagccagttgatcaaagatagtcagggtcttctgattatgaacaaggtgttgttgcttgataactggatcacgtcattaggagaatcacgtgatggactagacccaaactaatagacgtagcatattgatcgtgtcattttgttgctattgttttctgcgtgtcaagtatttgttcctatgaccatgagatcatatcactcactgacaccggaggaatgctttgtgtgtatcaaacgtcgcaacgtaactgggtgactataaagatgctctacaggtatctccgaaggtgttcgttgagttagtatggatcgagactgggatttgtcactccgtgtgacggagaggtatctcggggcccactcggtaatacaacatcacacacaagccttgcaagcaatgtgacttagtgtaagttgcgggatcttgtattacagaacgagtaaagagacttgtcggtaaacgagattgaaataggcatgcggatactgacgatcgaatctcgggcaagtaacataccgaaggacaaagggaatgacatacgggattatatgaatccttggcactgaggttcaaacgataagatcttcgtagaatatgtgggatccaatatggccatccaggtcccgctattggatattgaccgaggagtcactcgggtcatttctacatagttctcgaacccgcagggtctccacgcttaaggttcgacattgttttatgcgtatttgagttatatggttggttaccgaatgttgttcggagtcccggatgagatcacggacgtcacgagggtttccggaatggtccggaaacgaagattgatatataggatgacctcatttgattaccggaaggatttcggagttaccgggaatgtaccgggaatgacgaatgggttccgggtgttcaccgggggggggggggggggcaacccaccccggggaagcccataggccttgggggtggcgcaccagcccttagtgggctggtgggacaacccaagaaggccctatgcgtcataggaagaaaatcaaagagaaaaaaaagaggaggtgggaaaaaggggaaggactcctccttccaaacctagttggattcggtttggaaggggaggactcccccccttggctcggccgacccccttgggggtccttggaccccaaggcaaggctccccctcttccccctatatatacggaggttttagggctgatttgagacaactttgccacggcagcccgaccacatatctccacggttttacctctagaccgcgtttctacggagctcgggcggagccctgctgagattagatcaccaccaacctccggagcgccgtcacgctgtcggagaactcatctacctctccgtctctcttgctggatcaagaaggccgagatcatcgtcgagctgtacgtgtgttgaacgcggaggtgccgtccgttcggcactagatcgtgggactgatcgcgggacggttcgcggggcggatcgagggatgcgaggacgttccactacatcaaccgcgttcactaacgcttctgctgtgcgatctacaagggtacatagatcgaatatcccctctcgtagatggacatcaccatgataggtcttcgtgcgtgtaggaaattttttgtttcccatgcgacgttccccaacagatttgtGGCGATGATGTGATGGCTTTGGCTCCGGATTGGTTTGgaccaaggacgacgacgagcgcGCGAGATTCCTTTCGATGGCTCTTGCGATTTGGCGAGGTGGGGTGGTGGCCCTCTTCCTACGCTCCAGTGATGGCACACATAGGTAGTAGCCGGTGTGCCACAGACCCACGGTAACAGGTGgtagactacgtcggttcgtctgcttcacggagtcgttcttcttccaagcgggatctcaggcaagatgaccatttccctagatatcattactatcattgccatgttagttgtatcgtttctatcgtatgtctcgttgcctaccacctcttaaatatcaacctctcaacattgccatgaaaccttcaaccttctacgacctagcaaaccactgattggctatgttaccgcttgcttaaccatgtgttagcgttgctagttgcacgtgaagttgattccatgtgataacatgggttccttgttatatcatcatattattactatttaagttaatgcacctatatacttggtaaaaggtggaaggctcgatctttctagcctggtgttttgttccacctttgctgccttagtttcggctaccggtgttatgttccataattgagtgcttctaacatgatcggggttgttatggggacccgttgataatttgttttagattaaggctGCTCTGGCAagtcccaactttggtactacatctgcctaataacctaataaatatcatagggacccgccggcacccacggataattaatcaacccccgggccagtgctcctcatgagtgttggtccaaactggcagactacgcggccaccgcggggcaacccgaggtttggttttactcctagtgtgacacatccgtcgtgtcctgagaacgagatacgcatctcctatcgggatcgtcgacacgttagacggatttgctcgattagtttttacctttgacgaaatatcttgtgcattgagattccggtgatactttgggtaatctcacaattgaggttttccactaaggagtccgacgagatcgcgagtttcgtgatcgaggatttctatgcggcttgtggtaatttgtgatagactagttggagcacccctgcacggttaaatctttcgaaagtcGTGCCtgctgttatgtggcaacgtggaaactttgtttaacatccggttctagataacttgaagtaagcttgattaaaacttgccaactgagtgcgtaaccgtgactgtctctttcgtgtgctccttctccgatcgaggacacggtgaggttatgagtgtcataagtaggtgttcaggatcattcatttgatcatcattagcacacgcccgctatgcgtagatcatctccctcttattcttgtactcgtaagttagccaactcaaataaatgcttagtcgcttgctgcagcctcaccacttaaccatacctcacccgttaagctttgctagtcatgatacctttggaaatgagattgccgagtccctgtggctcacagattactacaacaccagttgcaggtacatgtaagctGATATTAaggcgtgagcgcgatgattgttcatttggagtttcttcttcttcgtcgtcgtcaatctaggatgggttcgagaccGACAGTCGTTGTTCTTTTATCGCTTGTTTTCAtccatagacggaccctgctcttcttcacgaTGATTGTATGAtatatactgatgtgactctgatgtagcttgtgacgagtgtaagtcAACTCCTcatactcatcttttcaatacatgtacttataacgatatccatttttacgaaatgacgagatgcgttcctatccctgtcgaggtcctcgcgtcaaaataaggataggatcacatcttgggcgttacatctaAGCCCTGGCCGGTAATGCCACAGTCTCATCTTGCTTCGGTCCATCCAACCCTATGATACATCTTTTTTAGTCTCAATAGAAAAGTATTAAAAGGCAAGGAGTAAATTTGACAACTCTGAATATTTTAACTAAAGCCCTCATGACAAATATTTGAATCggcctgccaatgtgggtatggaCAAAAACGATTGTTTTCAATTCTTGATAAGATCATGTTATCATGAGAATTAGtggttgatttttttttcattatCCGCTGGAGGAAAAGAAATTCTCCTCAAATTTGTAGTAGAAGCCATCCCACGCATGCAATGTCCGCATTtaaaattctttttctttttcaaatGAATCATCGACGCGATTGTCGATTCAAGAGTTTGTGCAAGGTGTGCTTAAGTAGAGTTCTATGATATTAGGCTCTACCTAGAGTTGGCTGAGATAAGCAAATTAATTAGGTCCGCTCGGAGAACACCTTTAATATCACCATCACACACATATTCCACGAGACTCTGTCGTCTTGACACAAAGGAAAGATAAGAAAATGAAGTATGCTGCAGTCCCGTATATCCAGCCAATCCGAGCATCGTCAACTGCTAAAGCATTCTACTCCCATCAGAGCCGTCTGACAGTAAAGATAAGGATCCGACGGCCAGAACACGTAGCCAAAAACGTACTGCAACTCCACTATACAAGAAGCATCCATACACCAAACCGACCTGTGGTTGGATACTTAGGAGAACTGTGATATCCCCTAGCTATCAGAATTTAAATTTTAGACTTGACGTTAGTGCTTTCATTTTTTGGATTTATTCCAGGTTTTTCGACGATGTGCTTTCAGTGGGAGGAGATGTTTCCGTCGACAATGAAGACGTTAGTGACGACTTCGTCAATCTCAAAATGATGTGCCGATCTAGTCTCGTGAAAATGTTTATAAGGGTAGGGTGTACGTGCGTGTGTTCATAAGAATTAGGTGGTGTTTCTTTAACTAAGGACTAGactaaaaagtcccttttagtccataggtaaagaaacaggagggactttcctTAAGGGACTAGGAAAAGACTTTATTGAAAAAACTTTTTTCTTTAATCCCTGTAAATAAAAAAGTCTAGTCCCTTAAAAAGAAGCACCACCTGAGTATACGTTCGTGTTCGTGTATGTAAATGATTTCGATTACACTCTGTAAAAAAACATCCGTACATACATCCCCAGGTTCCCTGCTCCACCGGATGGGGACGGTCGGCACGCCTGCGGAAAGGGGGACACACCTCCCACAGTGCGCAGACCCGTCGCATCTTGCAAAGCCGTGCAAGGAAAATACTACGTGGATGccttatctcctcctcctcctcccccgtcgACCCTCCACGGAGCCTTGTCGCCGAGATGATAACCATCGCGCCCGCCCGTATTTATCATCTTCTTTTTTTAATTCCTTCTATACGAACTGACTTCTTTATCCCGTCCCGCGCGCATCCGCTGCCACGGCTCGTCATtcattcttatcctcctccccaccCCCCCGTTACCTTTATAGCTTCCGATCCCCCCCGTTCCGTCCTCCAACCCATCATCCTCCCAGCACCCGTGATTGAACTCCAGCCTTTTACGCTGCGTCCATCGTTTGGTTTCGTGCGTTGCGTCGTTGTGATCGTGTGATCTGCGCGGGAGATGGAGGCTTACATGCTGTTCGCACGGAGCAACGGGAGGAGGGAGCAGGAGGAGGACATCGGCTGCCCGTCCGGGTCCCAGATGTCGGCGGTGTCGTCGGACGAGGAGCTCGACCTCGACGACGACGCCacctccagctccagctcctcgggATCCACCGACAACTTCGAGATGTCTTCCCTCATGGCGCAGCTGCCGCTCAAGTACGTCGTCTCTGGCCGGACCGGACGCCGCAGTTCTCTCTTCCGAGGCTCGATCTTGATCTCGGAGCCGTGGTCTGACTGACATGGGGTTCCTTTTTCTCTTGCCGCAGGAGgggcctgtccaagttcttcgacGGCAAGTCGCAGTCGTTCGCGTCGCTGGCGGCGGTGGGCGGCCTGGCGGACCTGGCCAAGCCGCCGGGCAAGCGGATCAGGACGTCGCGGAGCTGCGAGGTCGGGCTGCAGGACACGCACCGCGGGCGCTTCGCGCGGCACAATGCCGCGGCCTTCAAGAAGGTGTCCAAAGGGCGGCGGCTGTCCGTGCTCGGCGGGGCGCCGGCGCTCCGGCCGCTGACGGCCAGCGCGGCGAGGCCCAAGGGCCTGCCCGTGCGGGCTCCGCTGTTCGTCTAGGAGATTTCGCCCACAGATTTGGTTAGTCGCGTCGGTTGTGGCGTGTTCAGGCTTCACAGAGAGCAGTAGGTGCGGGTTGTTACGTGGATTTTGACATGGTAACTGACCGGAAGGTGGCCTGCTTTAGTCGATGGATGTGTAAATACAGAACAGAAATGAGAAGCATGCCTTGTTCGGTATCTACTCTCACTGCACTTAACAAGTCTAATGTTCATCACTGGTCTTTTGTTCAAGTTAGATTTAACATTAAATCTTGACAATATAGttaatatacttcctccgttttaaatacaagtctttttataGATTCATTAAGAGATTACATACAGatctatatagatatattttaaaatataaattcattcattttattttataCAATTTTGTGCCAACTCTGGTACAaaattgagacagttattttaggacggaggaagtATGTTGTATCCTAATGAAATATTAAAAGAAACCTTATTTTAAGAAATGAAGGGAGCATGTTCTTCTGCATGTAGTATTAATTGGATTTAAGGGCAACTCTAATGGATCTCAAAACTTAATTAGAGTATTAAACCCCACTCCCGAATTTAACTTTCAAAACCCAGTCCCAAAATTTAAACTCCCCAAAAATTCAGTGTATTGGAAAGTTGATTTCCAATCCATCCCTAAAACTTAACTCCTAGAATTGTTCTTTTGCATTTTTTTCTCATCTTATTGTAgatgtaatcttatttcaacttcaTTCCAACAACATTAAAGGCTTGATGTTTAAAGATATACATTTTAATAGTTGTTTTCACAAAAAAATACATTTCAACATTTCGAATGTCAATGTATTGAATAAATTCAAGTGATACATATCCATAGATTACACTGGAAGCAAACAACGTAGTTTAGCCACCAACAAGAACATAAGAGATCCAAACAACGTAGTTTAGCCACCAACAAGAACATAAGAGATCGAAGATCAAAGGGaagaaacaacacacaacattaaGTGTACGTTGAACTTCCACTTCGCGCACgtgtatgtggggggggggggaggggggtgtgGTATTTAGGTGCGAAAAATCGTGAAACATCCACGTGTTTGTGTGGGAGGGGGGGGAGTATTTACGTGTCAAAATCGTGGGAcatccatgtgtgtgtgtgggggggggggggtagggggtATTTACGTGCCCAAAATCGTGGAACGTCCACGAGCATATGCACAGTGGCGGAGCTACCAAAGAAAAACTTGGTAGGCCACAAAAGTAGAAACATTGCTATCAAACTAAAAATCAGCGCATTGTTGTGGGCCGGACTTCatatacttattattttttgcttcactcatgggcaGGCCATGACCCATTCGGCCTTGTCGTAGCTCCGTCGATGCATGTGCGCCTACTCTCGCTCCTTTCTCTTGTTGGCCTATGCCTCTATCCTCAATCTCTACTCTTCGAGGGCAAGCTTCTTTTGCTTGGTTGGAAGTTTCTTCCCCCGTCTGTCTCCTTCCACTTGATAGTTTCTGTCACCTTGACCTTCCCTCTCGAGCCACGTAAGACCATCTCCCTGCCATATTATGTGCCTTAGTTTTGGCCATCAACTCCTTCGTCTCTAGCATTTCTTTGATCTGTGATGTCCATCAAAGGTAGGGGGTGAATAACaaaccttttcgataagtaagtgtatCAATCCCACAAGGAGCCAAAGGAAATGGTAGGAAATAATAGAGCACTACAAGTACTAAATGATGTATTGGTTTTGTGCTTTGTCGGCATGGTTGAGCAATCAAACGTGAAGAACAATAAAAAAGCAACGTGAAGGACCATTTCTCCTTCTTGTGTAGTGCTCAAATAAATATATTTTCTTTATGAAATCTAACAAACACACAGTGAGAGTGTATATGCATTTGTTTGATTTTTAGGACTTCTGTAAACTTCAAGAAAAATGATTTCTAGGAAACAAGCTACAAGACACCTGGCTCATTTTAGCCGTATATTCGCTTGTTTCAAACACCCAATTTATCTAATTCTCTGCGTGCGGGCTCAAGTGAAAAAATGACCCTTTTGGAATGGTTCAGCACAAAATGAActcgtgaaaggatcgatatggttgactggggggggggggtgaataggcaactatcaATTTTTAGCCTTTCTTAAACAAAGTAAGTTTaggaacaaataggttgtctagatatgcaactaggtgagcaacctatatgatgctaaaaacaacaataacaagcaagtaacaaatacaaagtaaatgtaagaagtaaccacaagtggaatcgatgaagacgaggatgtgttatcgaagttccttctttttaaggggaagtacgtcttcgttgaagtggtgtggaggcacaatgctcctcgGGATGCCACTATGGCCACcgcattctcctcacgccctcacataatgcgagatgtcgtgatcccACTAGTGGTGCACTTGAAGGCGGCAATCGGATCTTTACAAACAAGTTTGGGGCAGTTTTcaaaacttaattggaggctgccAACGATACCATGAAGCtttaccacaatggaatatggcttcgaggtgacatgTTTCATCCAGGGTGCCCaaatacccaagagtaacaagatccacaaggtatTAGTGAGGGGAATTaaatttctcttggtgaaagtgtagatcaaggccttctcctccaaaccctagagcatcaacaagatttgatggctagggagagagacgaGGCAATAATTAGCTTAGGAGCAATAATGTAGCTTTTTGGGAAAAGAGGCGAGTCCACTTGGAGAAGAAGATCCACTTGTATAGTGGAGGGGAAAGTGACCTTTTCTGCTCACATGTCACAcataagcggtagtactgctgaggtgagcggtacttccgcttgagcGGAAGTTCCGGGATCCTATACACCTAAACGCACTCAGAGGTGGCGGTAGTGCcactggagcggtactatcgcttcgTTCCctgcggtacttccgcttagcaTTGTAGGGAGAGGGGGGCTTAGCCAAATAGAGGATGGCAGTACGGCAGTACCtcgcacaacggtactaccgctgtctacTGCCGCTTTGAAATGGCTCGAGCGAGGTAGCTACACACGGAGCAAAAAATAGGCGGTAGTACCCCGGAAGTGGAGGGAGGCAATACcgaccgagcggtactaccacatcCATCCCAGCTATACTTCCGCTTAACCAATGCAAAGGCTCCCCTCAGTTCTCCTAAGTGGAAGTGACTAGTGCACGTAGGGCAATAGTagtgctggagcggtactactactctaccgagcggtacttccgcttaggtGAAGGTGaggccatctggggggggggggacaggagCTCCAAAGCGCGAGGAAGGGAAAGGTGTGCAAGTGTGTACGTGATGACTCCACCCAGCCTTTTGAAATGCGaaccccctcttgatagtacgaatTTTCCCACGACTCAtgtccaccaacactaaatcgTCAGAAAATGACCGTCCTCTCTTTTAACCACTAAGGGATAAAAAACTGTCTCGTGCCACGTGTTAATCTCTCAAAGCTTAATGCACACTGTTAGTCCGCAAATGGTattatcatcaaccaccaaaactacttagggaAAATTATGCTCTTACTACACAGTTTGAAAAGAATTCACAAAATGGACCATTTCCATGACACCTCGGCTTTAGGGCGCCATGCTAGTCATAATGATTGCTTTGGTCAAGGGTGCTAGGACAGTCATAGGTGACTTGCCTCATTGTTGGGATACAATAAGATAATAGGCCGGGATCATGAGACATCATTGTTGTGTGATCTAAGACTCACCAATAAGGCTATTGTTGATTGTGACACAAGTAAAATTCTTGCACGAAGGCTACCTTCCAAGTGAGATCACAACCCACATGTGTATGATGTTCGTGAAGGAAAAAACGTTCAAACCTTGGTAGAACTTCTTATGTGGCTCAAGGACTACACGGTTAAGTATCATTGACCATTCTCGGTGGACAAGTCAAACTCCAAAGTGCGTTACCCAGTTAGATGTGAGGAATACAAGAATCATTGTCCGTGGACTGTAAGTGCAAGATGTGTCGAAGGTGGGCCACAATGGAAGATTAGAACTTTTGTGTTTACTCACCTATGTAGTGGCAAGAATATCTATGAAGCTAATGTAAAGGAAATCACCGTCAATTGACCTCCAAATTCATTCCAAATATATTTTCCGCCTCCATAAAGATAC
This window encodes:
- the LOC123430613 gene encoding uncharacterized protein LOC123430613; its protein translation is MEAYMLFARSNGRREQEEDIGCPSGSQMSAVSSDEELDLDDDATSSSSSSGSTDNFEMSSLMAQLPLKRGLSKFFDGKSQSFASLAAVGGLADLAKPPGKRIRTSRSCEVGLQDTHRGRFARHNAAAFKKVSKGRRLSVLGGAPALRPLTASAARPKGLPVRAPLFV